In Propionimicrobium sp. PCR01-08-3, one DNA window encodes the following:
- a CDS encoding GtrA family protein, which produces MSGEPQPRRGRFWATLIQFIKFGIVGGSGVVVNLIIAYVMTQLNGGVGNDNNVIFQLPGRFAFRFTILVWIVAFLVANLWNFQLNRSWTFKRDRMRGWWAEFWPFFLVGAVAAAAGAIIKVLLTNPTSPLYLPSPWFNDHQGLRARAYWAQLFTIVLTMPINYLVNKVWTFRAIKNKDADPDPTPHAEISGVA; this is translated from the coding sequence ATGAGTGGAGAACCCCAACCCCGGCGGGGACGTTTCTGGGCGACGCTGATTCAGTTCATCAAATTCGGCATCGTCGGCGGATCAGGTGTCGTGGTGAATCTGATCATCGCCTACGTCATGACCCAACTGAACGGCGGTGTCGGCAACGACAACAACGTCATCTTCCAACTACCCGGACGCTTCGCCTTCCGCTTCACCATCCTGGTCTGGATCGTCGCCTTCCTCGTCGCGAACCTCTGGAACTTCCAGCTGAACCGCAGCTGGACCTTCAAACGCGACCGGATGCGTGGCTGGTGGGCCGAGTTCTGGCCATTCTTCCTCGTCGGAGCTGTCGCCGCGGCCGCCGGGGCCATCATCAAGGTGCTGTTGACCAACCCCACCTCACCGCTCTATCTACCCAGTCCGTGGTTCAACGACCACCAGGGTCTGCGCGCCCGCGCCTATTGGGCGCAGCTGTTCACTATCGTGCTGACCATGCCCATCAACTACCTGGTCAACAAGGTCTGGACCTTCCGGGCCATCAAGAACAAGGACGCCGACCCCGATCCCACCCCACACGCCGAAATATCCGGGGTCGCGTGA
- the rsmD gene encoding 16S rRNA (guanine(966)-N(2))-methyltransferase RsmD: MTRIIAGSARGNPLKVPPGERTRPTTDRVREAFFSALAAWAEGMDSPAAHQLAGIRLLDLYAGSGAIGLEAASRGADEVVLVDSYRPAGTTIKRNAAAIKVADRVRVQVSDVRGYLAGSPQRRFDVIWADPPYALPGDELDALLARISGGWLADDGLVVVERDARDPEPHWPDDFSERWSRRYGETKLYYARRTPPSTEEVS, from the coding sequence GTGACCAGGATCATTGCCGGATCGGCACGTGGCAATCCGTTGAAGGTGCCGCCGGGCGAACGTACCCGTCCGACCACCGACCGGGTGAGAGAGGCGTTCTTCTCCGCGCTGGCCGCTTGGGCCGAAGGCATGGATTCACCGGCCGCGCACCAACTGGCAGGTATCAGGCTGCTCGACCTGTATGCGGGTTCGGGAGCGATCGGGCTGGAGGCGGCCAGCAGGGGAGCCGATGAGGTGGTGCTGGTGGATAGCTACCGCCCGGCCGGGACCACGATCAAACGCAATGCGGCGGCCATCAAGGTAGCCGATCGGGTGCGGGTACAGGTCAGCGATGTGCGCGGCTATCTCGCGGGCTCACCCCAGCGTCGGTTCGATGTGATCTGGGCCGACCCTCCCTATGCGCTCCCCGGTGATGAATTGGACGCTCTGCTGGCCCGTATCAGCGGGGGTTGGCTTGCCGATGACGGACTGGTCGTCGTCGAGCGGGACGCCAGGGATCCGGAGCCGCATTGGCCTGATGACTTCTCCGAGCGCTGGTCGCGGCGCTACGGTGAGACGAAGCTTTACTACGCGCGCCGAACGCCCCCATCAACCGAGGAAGTTTCATGA
- a CDS encoding ATP-dependent DNA helicase RecG, with amino-acid sequence MGLWRTEAYRRLATPLAEVLGAPTAKALVLLKLERVEDLMGHLPRRYLSGTETTELSGLEPGEDVALVAQVANMVAHPAHGGRGSRGRLELRLTDGTGHLRATFFGKDRYLKFWQLQLSRGVKGIFVGKISVFNGELQMSHPNFVMLDEHGTIVGRADETKTSMANRVSRSGLVGIYPATSKMPTWQIAECADLVLELLKGTDDPMPAELRSRLGLPEFYEAYESIHRPESIEAAELGVDRLKFDEALSLQVTMAYRRRDAANHTAASVTRRSDGLLAAFDQRLPFTLTDGQVEVGEEIFADLARTRPMQRLLQGEVGSGKTVVALRAMLAEVDSGRQAVLLAPTEVLAAQHFESLRSLLGDLGEGQVLGAPDDATEVVLVTGSQSAAQRRAALAAIADGRAGIIVGTHALLSETVSFADLGLIVVDEQHRFGVEQRAVLQSRADLVPHLLVMTATPIPRSIAMTVFGDLEVSTLREIPAGRQDVQTTVVQAKLRPGWLDRAWERIREEVSIGRQAFVVCPRISSNDEPVPDGLPDPSVEALYEYLADGPLAGLRLGVLHGRLAGGEKDSTMAAFASGDLDVLVATTVIEVGVDVPNASMMVIMDADHFGISQLHQLRGRVGRGGYPGVCLLVTYSDGTTDADRRLAAVAASRDGFELAEVDLEQRREGDVFGASQSGGRTTLKLLRVLDDAELLTESREIAEMLVARDPDKASDWLADMVTHTELRADADFLERS; translated from the coding sequence GTGGGGCTGTGGCGCACGGAGGCGTATCGGCGGCTCGCCACACCGTTGGCGGAGGTACTCGGAGCGCCGACCGCGAAGGCGCTGGTTCTGCTGAAACTGGAGAGGGTGGAAGACCTGATGGGTCACCTTCCCCGCCGTTATCTGTCGGGCACCGAGACGACCGAGTTGAGTGGTCTCGAACCGGGCGAAGATGTCGCCCTGGTGGCGCAGGTGGCAAATATGGTCGCTCACCCGGCGCACGGTGGGCGAGGCTCCAGAGGGCGGCTGGAGCTGAGGTTGACCGATGGCACCGGGCACCTGCGGGCCACGTTCTTCGGCAAGGACCGCTACCTGAAGTTCTGGCAGCTGCAACTCAGCAGGGGAGTCAAGGGCATTTTCGTCGGAAAGATCAGCGTCTTCAACGGCGAGCTACAGATGAGCCATCCGAATTTCGTGATGCTCGATGAGCACGGGACCATCGTGGGCCGCGCCGATGAGACCAAGACCTCGATGGCGAATCGGGTCAGCCGCTCCGGCTTGGTAGGCATCTACCCGGCAACGAGCAAGATGCCCACCTGGCAGATTGCCGAATGCGCCGATCTGGTCCTCGAGCTGCTGAAGGGCACCGATGATCCGATGCCCGCCGAGTTGAGGTCGCGGCTGGGGCTGCCGGAGTTTTATGAGGCGTACGAGTCGATCCACCGGCCCGAGAGCATCGAAGCCGCAGAACTCGGCGTCGACCGGCTGAAATTCGATGAGGCGTTGTCGTTGCAGGTCACGATGGCCTACCGCAGACGAGACGCCGCGAACCACACTGCCGCGTCCGTGACCCGGCGCAGCGACGGTCTGCTGGCCGCTTTCGATCAGCGTCTACCATTCACACTCACCGATGGCCAGGTCGAGGTCGGAGAAGAGATCTTTGCCGACTTGGCGCGGACGCGTCCGATGCAGCGGTTGCTGCAGGGTGAAGTCGGTTCGGGCAAGACCGTGGTCGCCCTGCGGGCCATGCTCGCCGAGGTCGATTCCGGGCGCCAGGCAGTGTTGCTGGCGCCGACCGAAGTGCTCGCCGCCCAACATTTTGAATCGTTGCGGTCGCTACTCGGCGATCTGGGCGAGGGACAGGTGCTGGGCGCCCCCGACGATGCCACTGAGGTTGTCCTGGTAACCGGTTCGCAAAGCGCGGCCCAGCGCAGGGCGGCCCTCGCAGCGATTGCCGACGGACGGGCGGGAATCATCGTCGGCACGCATGCCCTGTTGTCCGAAACCGTCTCGTTCGCCGATCTCGGTCTCATCGTGGTGGACGAGCAGCACCGGTTCGGTGTCGAACAGCGTGCGGTGCTGCAATCCCGGGCTGACTTGGTCCCGCATCTGCTGGTTATGACGGCCACCCCCATTCCGCGCTCCATCGCCATGACCGTCTTCGGCGATCTGGAGGTGTCGACGCTTCGGGAGATTCCCGCGGGCAGGCAAGATGTGCAGACAACCGTCGTCCAGGCAAAGCTTCGTCCGGGGTGGCTGGACAGGGCCTGGGAACGGATCCGCGAAGAGGTCTCGATCGGACGCCAGGCGTTCGTCGTGTGTCCCCGGATCAGCTCCAATGATGAGCCGGTCCCCGACGGACTACCTGACCCCAGTGTCGAGGCACTCTACGAGTATCTCGCGGATGGCCCGTTGGCAGGGCTGCGGCTCGGAGTGCTGCACGGCCGGCTGGCCGGGGGTGAGAAAGACTCAACAATGGCGGCTTTTGCGTCGGGCGACCTCGACGTGCTGGTGGCGACGACGGTGATCGAGGTCGGAGTCGATGTGCCGAATGCGTCGATGATGGTGATCATGGATGCCGACCATTTCGGTATCAGCCAATTGCATCAGCTGCGTGGACGAGTAGGCCGCGGGGGATACCCCGGGGTCTGCCTGCTGGTCACGTACTCCGATGGCACGACCGATGCCGATCGCAGGCTGGCGGCAGTCGCCGCATCTCGCGATGGCTTCGAGCTGGCCGAGGTCGATCTGGAGCAACGTCGCGAAGGTGACGTGTTCGGTGCCTCTCAGTCAGGCGGGCGAACCACCTTGAAGCTGCTCCGCGTGCTGGACGATGCCGAGCTGCTCACCGAATCCCGCGAGATCGCCGAAATGCTGGTCGCACGCGACCCCGACAAGGCCAGCGACTGGTTGGCCGACATGGTGACCCACACCGAGTTGCGTGCCGATGCCGATTTCCTGGAGCGCTCGTAG
- a CDS encoding YceD family protein → MNEHQPLDLRSPWVVSIHDLVRRPGEMKEFHQEIPAPADLGTEMIGVPDESPIVVDLRLESVSEGVLATGTVSAQLVGQCSRCLTAVREERDFDLQELYYYPGRDAEEDALFVVDEHIDLDPPMRDAIVLELPFTPLCRPDCLGLCPECGFNLNDDPEHSHGEQTDPRWASLQGFQAEG, encoded by the coding sequence ATGAACGAGCACCAGCCCCTGGATCTAAGGTCGCCGTGGGTCGTAAGCATCCACGACCTGGTTCGCCGCCCCGGCGAGATGAAGGAGTTCCATCAGGAGATCCCCGCCCCGGCCGACCTCGGTACGGAGATGATCGGTGTTCCGGACGAAAGCCCGATCGTGGTCGATCTGCGGCTCGAATCGGTGAGCGAAGGCGTGTTGGCCACCGGTACGGTGAGCGCACAACTGGTCGGGCAGTGCTCGCGTTGCTTGACGGCTGTCCGCGAGGAACGCGATTTCGACCTGCAGGAGTTGTATTACTACCCGGGCCGCGACGCCGAAGAGGACGCGTTGTTCGTGGTGGACGAACACATCGATCTCGATCCTCCGATGCGTGACGCGATCGTTCTCGAGCTGCCGTTCACCCCGCTGTGCCGACCCGACTGTCTGGGGCTGTGCCCCGAGTGCGGGTTCAATCTGAATGATGATCCCGAGCACAGTCACGGTGAGCAGACCGATCCGCGCTGGGCCAGTCTGCAGGGTTTTCAAGCCGAGGGCTGA
- a CDS encoding Gfo/Idh/MocA family oxidoreductase, whose amino-acid sequence MVDRVRIGVVGVGAQGRLYATLVSDGRAPSLELAALCSSNPNSSSHESHAVFAQQMGVPLFTDYGELLDSGAVDAVVITTPHYEHPRMAIEAIEHGIHVLLEKPAGIYGKQVVRLLDSAVAHPQVTFAMMFNQRANPLFADLKSMIDSGEFGALRRTSWQLTHWWRPDAYYTSSAWRATWGTEGGGVLVNQAPHQLDLWQWLCGTPLRCFARVRFGFRRDIPVEDEVSASLEFPGGANGVFITSTNDLVGTDRLELSFDKARVLVDNSLKMTIDRFTDDERQIARTISDEDAALVPSGAFDRSVFFASETREYTSAWGEQHSLLLDNFGKHITDGTPLIAPGADGLTSVRLANAMQLSGWTGQDIELARFDDDAYLAELNKRIEEEGRFPARS is encoded by the coding sequence ATGGTGGATCGGGTTCGGATCGGTGTGGTGGGCGTGGGCGCGCAGGGCCGGCTCTACGCAACTCTCGTGTCAGACGGACGCGCACCCTCGCTCGAACTCGCGGCGCTGTGCAGTTCGAACCCCAACAGCAGTTCCCACGAGTCTCACGCGGTCTTTGCCCAACAGATGGGCGTGCCGTTGTTCACCGATTACGGCGAGCTGCTCGACTCTGGCGCAGTGGACGCGGTCGTCATCACCACTCCGCACTACGAGCATCCGCGCATGGCCATCGAGGCGATCGAGCACGGTATCCATGTGCTTCTCGAAAAACCCGCCGGAATCTACGGCAAACAGGTCGTCCGCTTGCTCGATAGTGCCGTAGCACACCCCCAGGTCACCTTCGCAATGATGTTCAACCAGCGCGCCAATCCACTGTTCGCCGATCTGAAATCCATGATCGACTCCGGTGAGTTCGGCGCGCTGCGGCGCACCTCGTGGCAGCTGACCCACTGGTGGCGTCCCGACGCGTACTACACGTCGTCGGCTTGGCGCGCCACCTGGGGCACCGAGGGTGGTGGCGTACTAGTCAATCAGGCACCGCACCAGCTGGATCTGTGGCAATGGCTGTGCGGGACGCCTCTTCGCTGTTTCGCACGAGTCCGGTTCGGATTCCGCCGGGATATCCCGGTCGAGGACGAGGTCAGCGCCTCACTCGAGTTTCCCGGGGGCGCCAACGGTGTCTTCATCACCAGCACCAACGACCTGGTCGGCACCGATCGGTTGGAGCTCAGCTTCGATAAGGCACGGGTGCTGGTCGACAACAGCCTGAAGATGACCATCGACCGGTTCACCGATGACGAGCGCCAGATCGCGCGAACCATTTCGGACGAGGACGCCGCCCTGGTACCGTCCGGCGCATTCGACCGCAGTGTCTTCTTTGCCAGTGAAACCCGCGAATACACCAGCGCGTGGGGTGAGCAGCATTCCTTGCTGCTCGACAACTTCGGCAAGCACATCACCGACGGCACGCCGTTGATCGCTCCCGGAGCCGACGGCCTGACCAGCGTCCGGCTGGCGAATGCCATGCAGCTATCCGGCTGGACCGGGCAGGACATCGAGCTGGCCCGCTTCGACGACGATGCGTACCTCGCCGAGTTGAACAAGCGGATCGAAGAAGAGGGACGCTTCCCCGCGCGTTCGTGA
- the rpmF gene encoding 50S ribosomal protein L32, whose product MAVPKRRLSRSNTRSRRSQWKAAAVQTVTCANPACRKPHLPHTACPSCGQYGPRGDRRQVLEG is encoded by the coding sequence GTGGCTGTCCCGAAGCGGAGGCTGTCCCGCAGCAACACGCGGTCTCGTCGGTCCCAGTGGAAAGCGGCCGCGGTTCAGACCGTGACCTGCGCCAACCCGGCCTGCCGCAAGCCCCACCTGCCCCACACTGCGTGCCCGTCATGCGGCCAGTACGGCCCGCGTGGCGACCGCCGCCAAGTGCTTGAGGGCTGA
- the coaD gene encoding pantetheine-phosphate adenylyltransferase produces MTNCEIAQVRAVCPGSFDPITRGHLDIIGRAASVFSEVIVAVGRNTTKNYMFDFDERLQLTADAVAELDNVRVAPIEGLLVDFCHEHDAKVIVKGVRFGSDFDYELQMSQLNRQLSGIETVLLPAGREFGTISSSMLREVAHNGADVSAFVTDEVNRAVLAKVARSA; encoded by the coding sequence ATGACGAACTGCGAAATCGCCCAGGTACGTGCGGTCTGCCCCGGATCGTTTGACCCGATCACCCGCGGCCATCTCGACATCATCGGCCGTGCCGCGAGTGTCTTCTCGGAGGTCATCGTTGCGGTCGGACGCAACACCACCAAGAACTACATGTTCGACTTCGATGAGCGGCTGCAGCTGACGGCCGATGCCGTCGCCGAACTGGACAATGTACGGGTGGCACCGATCGAGGGTCTGCTGGTCGACTTCTGCCACGAACACGATGCAAAGGTGATCGTCAAGGGAGTCCGGTTCGGCTCCGACTTCGACTACGAATTGCAGATGTCGCAACTGAACAGGCAGCTTTCGGGTATCGAAACCGTCTTACTGCCGGCCGGACGTGAATTCGGCACCATCTCCAGCTCGATGCTGCGCGAGGTGGCTCACAACGGCGCCGACGTGAGTGCCTTCGTCACCGACGAGGTCAACCGGGCCGTCCTGGCCAAGGTTGCACGGTCGGCGTGA
- the mutM gene encoding bifunctional DNA-formamidopyrimidine glycosylase/DNA-(apurinic or apyrimidinic site) lyase yields MPELPEVEVVRAGLAQTVAGRTISQVQVLHPRPVRYHPLGQDAFASDLAGRRVGIPKRRGKYLWLPLDGIDALLIHLGMSGQFRIDDMDAPLLPNTRVLFDFTDGGPQLRFVDQRMFGGLQLSPGGANLPQQIEHIALDPFDDAFEPAAVAGKMHARKTTVKRALLDQTLVSGIGNIYADESLWQARLHFNQPTETLTQRRAIELLAASTDVMAQALAAGGTSFDALYVHVNGNSGYFGRSLHVYGRAGQPCDRCGATIVREPFMNRSSYRCPRCQRRPRRVSQRTDSFQR; encoded by the coding sequence ATGCCTGAACTACCCGAGGTCGAGGTGGTCCGGGCAGGGCTTGCACAAACGGTCGCCGGCCGCACCATCTCGCAAGTGCAGGTCTTGCATCCCAGGCCGGTGCGTTATCACCCGCTCGGCCAGGACGCCTTCGCCTCCGATCTTGCCGGACGCCGGGTGGGCATCCCCAAGCGCCGCGGCAAGTACCTGTGGCTACCGCTCGACGGCATCGATGCGCTGCTCATCCATCTCGGCATGAGTGGGCAGTTCCGGATCGACGATATGGACGCACCGCTGCTGCCCAACACCCGCGTCCTCTTCGACTTCACCGACGGCGGCCCACAGCTGCGCTTCGTCGATCAGCGGATGTTCGGTGGCTTGCAGCTTTCCCCGGGCGGCGCAAATCTTCCGCAGCAGATCGAGCACATCGCACTCGACCCCTTCGACGACGCATTCGAACCGGCTGCGGTTGCCGGGAAGATGCATGCCCGTAAGACGACGGTCAAGAGAGCTCTGCTCGATCAGACACTGGTGAGCGGCATCGGCAACATCTATGCCGACGAATCGCTGTGGCAGGCCCGGCTGCACTTCAACCAGCCGACCGAAACCTTGACCCAGCGCAGAGCGATCGAACTGCTCGCCGCGTCCACAGACGTCATGGCGCAGGCACTGGCCGCCGGAGGCACCAGCTTCGACGCACTGTATGTGCACGTCAACGGCAACTCCGGCTATTTCGGACGAAGCCTGCACGTCTACGGCAGGGCCGGCCAGCCATGCGACAGGTGCGGGGCGACCATCGTTCGCGAGCCATTCATGAACCGGTCGAGCTACCGCTGTCCGCGCTGCCAGCGGCGTCCGCGCCGCGTATCACAAAGAACTGACAGCTTTCAGCGATAG
- a CDS encoding sulfite exporter TauE/SafE family protein, which produces MLRDYRYVLKCVVIGLAAGVQSGLFGVGGGTIIVPMLSWLLVFDQRKASATSLAAIVPTAAVGVISYAAHDSVAWIPALLLAVGAVIGAQIGTWLSAHLPERTLRWFFVCFLLVVVATLFTTTPSRDSALVVTVGTAIGMIGVGLAMGILSGLLGVGGGVIVVPAMMLLFGASDLVARGTSLLTMLPAAISGTIANARRHTVDLSAAAFVGLGACASTSLGVWIATLISPLAGNILFAALMLFIAGQMAWRLIRSRKPRS; this is translated from the coding sequence ATGCTCCGTGACTATCGCTACGTTCTGAAATGTGTCGTCATCGGTCTCGCGGCAGGCGTCCAGTCGGGGTTGTTCGGAGTGGGCGGCGGAACCATCATCGTCCCGATGTTGAGCTGGCTTCTCGTATTCGATCAACGCAAGGCCTCGGCGACCTCCCTGGCCGCCATCGTGCCCACCGCGGCCGTCGGCGTGATCTCCTACGCCGCTCACGATTCCGTCGCCTGGATTCCGGCTCTGCTGCTCGCAGTCGGAGCGGTCATCGGCGCCCAGATCGGCACCTGGCTGTCGGCCCATCTGCCCGAACGTACGCTCCGCTGGTTTTTCGTCTGCTTCCTGCTGGTGGTCGTCGCCACCTTGTTCACCACAACGCCCAGCCGCGACTCGGCACTCGTGGTCACCGTCGGCACGGCCATCGGGATGATCGGCGTCGGGCTCGCGATGGGCATACTCTCCGGGCTGTTGGGCGTCGGTGGCGGCGTCATCGTGGTTCCGGCCATGATGCTGTTGTTCGGCGCCAGCGATCTGGTGGCACGCGGTACCTCGTTGCTGACGATGCTTCCGGCAGCCATCTCCGGGACGATCGCCAACGCCCGCCGGCACACCGTCGATCTTTCCGCCGCCGCCTTCGTGGGTCTCGGCGCCTGCGCCAGCACCTCGCTCGGGGTCTGGATCGCCACGCTGATCAGCCCGCTTGCCGGGAACATTCTGTTCGCTGCGCTGATGTTGTTCATCGCCGGGCAAATGGCATGGCGATTGATCCGCAGCAGAAAACCTCGCAGCTGA
- a CDS encoding sugar phosphate isomerase/epimerase family protein — MWTISGFADEVTDDFAAQLRFLNRRGIRFIELRSAWGIKVCDLDDAQVRRIKQLLDDHGIAVSALGTDLGKIRLDDDFAGHLDRAKRAAEVAWRLETSDVRGFSFLMADGEDRDACRSEVINRLGEIVAVTDAADIRYLHENEADVWADTPARCADLVGYLPRLTFGLVFDAANYVQAGIHPFSDAYPVVRDATRYVHVKDAHLADGSICVPGEGDGQWPELLAALRDDDFDGFLSMEPHLASQGAFGGFSGADEWTRAHESLVRLLNASGVAYS, encoded by the coding sequence TTGTGGACCATCAGCGGCTTTGCCGATGAGGTGACCGACGATTTCGCTGCCCAGCTGAGATTTCTGAACCGGCGCGGAATCCGATTCATCGAGTTGCGTAGCGCTTGGGGCATCAAGGTCTGCGATCTGGACGATGCCCAGGTGCGCCGCATCAAGCAGTTGCTGGACGACCACGGCATCGCGGTCAGCGCGCTGGGCACCGATCTCGGCAAGATCAGGCTGGACGACGACTTTGCCGGCCATCTCGACCGGGCCAAGCGCGCCGCCGAGGTGGCTTGGCGTCTTGAGACCTCGGACGTGCGAGGGTTCTCATTCTTGATGGCCGACGGCGAAGACCGAGATGCCTGCCGATCCGAGGTCATCAATCGGTTGGGCGAGATCGTCGCTGTCACCGACGCGGCCGATATCCGTTATCTGCATGAGAACGAGGCGGATGTCTGGGCCGATACGCCGGCCCGCTGCGCCGATCTGGTCGGCTACCTGCCCCGGCTCACCTTCGGTCTGGTTTTCGATGCCGCGAACTATGTGCAGGCGGGCATTCATCCATTTTCGGACGCCTACCCCGTTGTGCGGGACGCGACTCGATATGTTCACGTCAAGGACGCTCACCTGGCCGACGGCTCGATCTGCGTCCCGGGGGAAGGCGACGGGCAGTGGCCCGAATTGTTGGCCGCACTGCGCGACGACGACTTCGATGGTTTCCTGTCCATGGAACCGCATCTGGCCAGTCAGGGAGCTTTCGGCGGATTCAGCGGGGCCGATGAATGGACCCGAGCCCATGAATCCCTGGTTCGGCTGCTGAACGCCAGCGGTGTCGCGTATTCGTAA
- a CDS encoding pyridoxamine 5'-phosphate oxidase family protein — protein sequence MSDNNNPVAIIPEDTCWGYLASQEVGRLGVSSHDVPEIFPINYYVDGESVIFRSAEGSKLDQLSLNKNVVFEVDGWTDEGGWSVMVKGVAEAITDEDELARARKAPLLPWIPTVKTTFVRVTPTIGISGRHFVFGPEPKQA from the coding sequence ATGTCTGACAACAACAACCCCGTGGCCATCATCCCGGAAGATACCTGCTGGGGATACCTCGCTTCGCAGGAGGTCGGTCGGCTCGGCGTGAGCTCGCATGACGTCCCCGAGATTTTCCCGATCAATTACTACGTTGACGGCGAATCGGTCATCTTCCGCTCCGCCGAGGGTAGCAAGCTCGACCAGCTCAGCCTCAACAAGAACGTGGTCTTCGAGGTCGACGGCTGGACCGACGAGGGCGGCTGGAGCGTCATGGTGAAGGGTGTGGCCGAGGCCATCACCGATGAGGACGAACTGGCCCGCGCGCGCAAGGCCCCCCTGCTGCCGTGGATTCCGACCGTCAAGACGACTTTCGTGCGGGTCACCCCGACGATCGGCATCAGTGGGCGCCACTTCGTCTTCGGGCCCGAGCCGAAGCAGGCTTGA
- the rnc gene encoding ribonuclease III — MAADNGGSATSLSFLSLIEELGVQMDADLLDLALTHRSYAYEHGQIPNNERLEFLGDSVLGVIVTEYLYRSYPDHAEGQLAKLRASVVSAVSLAEVARELHIGTMIKLGKGEISTGGADKSSILADTTEALIGAIFLSGGRENAETFVHHIFDPLVDHAATLGAGLDWKTSLQEIAASLGLDPTVYEIEESGPDHDKRFKAWAVLGDRRFGPGKGHNKKHAEQQASAVAYKVLAAEAAKAAEVVKSAGGDA; from the coding sequence GTGGCTGCCGATAACGGCGGCAGCGCCACGTCGCTGTCATTCTTATCGCTGATCGAGGAGCTTGGTGTCCAGATGGACGCCGACCTCCTCGATCTTGCGTTGACCCACCGTTCCTATGCCTACGAGCACGGGCAGATCCCCAACAATGAGCGCCTCGAGTTTCTCGGCGACTCGGTGCTGGGGGTCATCGTCACCGAATACCTCTATCGCAGCTATCCCGATCATGCCGAGGGCCAGCTGGCCAAGCTACGCGCGAGCGTGGTGAGCGCCGTGAGCCTGGCCGAGGTCGCACGCGAACTCCACATCGGCACCATGATCAAACTCGGCAAGGGCGAGATCAGCACCGGCGGCGCCGACAAGAGTTCGATTCTGGCAGACACCACCGAAGCTTTGATCGGCGCGATCTTCTTATCGGGCGGACGCGAGAACGCCGAGACGTTCGTCCACCACATCTTCGATCCGCTGGTCGACCACGCCGCCACCTTGGGCGCCGGACTCGACTGGAAGACCTCGCTGCAAGAGATTGCTGCGTCGCTCGGTCTCGACCCGACCGTTTACGAAATCGAAGAATCCGGCCCCGACCACGACAAGCGGTTCAAAGCTTGGGCGGTGCTGGGTGACCGACGTTTCGGCCCGGGCAAGGGACACAACAAGAAGCACGCAGAGCAGCAGGCGTCCGCGGTCGCCTACAAGGTGCTGGCGGCCGAGGCCGCGAAGGCTGCCGAGGTGGTCAAATCCGCCGGCGGCGATGCCTGA